A genomic stretch from Fusarium musae strain F31 chromosome 9, whole genome shotgun sequence includes:
- a CDS encoding hypothetical protein (EggNog:ENOG41), with the protein MADTPPNRKRSSVRRANVTACQRCKSRKQRCDQNIPACSSCDRAGVPCVSVDVDGQSVPRSYIKNLEDRVAELEIALRNQGIDTESGVSRASQDALESTPETHSSDNLNLLRLLVPRPNDVQHPQDSAYHTLLDTITVPDTIKFPPRPTTIQLTATYFEHSSFFSPVLNQKSFQDTIALLYQNQTSSDQGTSVQRFQLCMVLAIAIRLLNRTDSSVPTTASDSFFASAIGILTERPQATWSGDLEHLQNLLLIVQYTIFASNLSAAWHFIGLATRLAIDLDLLNETRLSVVDEAQENEAEVNKRRRVFWSTYILETNLCVILNRPRSIPDEAIFTPLPSTGGPESSSPLANHCILFRQLEYEIFHTLNYKTPANGSFFDYKTWKMGMKDRLVEWHANVPALDPTSKLAPQNFFDGALYMTLVSLLSPSRHFPHLSEDELRDLAQYASTSIELYREGFKEGKLRFYWRTTPNLFQSGAALIHCIKRLTLQGAAFDVKALKSRVSVCSTVLWGMAERYPPGASYRDRFDEMLATIDEMASELPVDMSVDFLFGHNVLPSLDLDGAATLWTPMPPTLDPWILDQT; encoded by the exons ATGGCCGACACTCCCCCAAATCGCAAACGAAGCAGTGTCCGACGTGCCAACGTGACGGCCTGCCAGCGATGCAAGTCCCGAAAACAGCGCTGTGACCAGAACATCCCAGCATGCTCATCTTGTGACCGTGCTGGAGTGCCGTGTGTAAGTGTTGATGTAGACGGACAATCTGTGCCTCGAAG TTAtatcaagaatctcgaggATCGGGTCGCTGAGCTTGAGATTGCTCTTCGAAATCAAGGGATAGACACCGAGTCCGGAGTTAGCCGAGCTTCCCAGGATGCTCTTGAATCAACACCAGAGACGCACAGCTCTGATAATCTGAATTTACTGCGCTTGCTAGTACCCAGGCCAAATGATGTACAGCACCCCCAAGACTCAGCCTACCATACTCTCCTTGATACCATCACTGTACCAGACACGATCAAATTTCCTCCCAGACCTACCACTATCCAACTCACCGCCACATACTTTGAACACTCTAGCTTTTTCTCCCCGGTCTTGAACCAGAAATCATTTCAAGATACCATTGCTCTCTTGTATCAAAACCAGACGTCTTCCGACCAGGGCACCTCAGTACAGAGATTCCAGCTCTGTATGGTCCTAGCCATCGCCATCAGGCTTCTCAACAGGACAGATTCTTCCGTTCCCACGACTGCATCCGACTCGTTCTTCGCCTCGGCTATTGGAATACTCACCGAACGGCCGCAAGCTACTTGGAGTGGCGACCTGGAGCATCTCCAGAACCTTCTCCTCATTGTACAATATACCATTTTCGCCTCGAATCTCTCTGCGGCTTGGCACTTCATTGGTCTAGCAACACGATTGGCTATTGAtctcgaccttctcaacgAAACCCGTCTGTCCGTTGTAGACGAGGCGCAGGAGAATGAAGCAGAGGTGAATAAGAGACGCCGGGTTTTCTGGTCCACATACATTCTCGAAACAAACCTCTGCGTCATCCTTAATCGTCCACGATCAATACCCGACGAAGCTATCTTTACCCCTCTCCCATCCACAGGCGGACCCGAGTCGTCAAGTCCACTGGCAAATCACTGCATTCTGTTCCGCCAACTGGAGTACGAAATCTTCCACACGCTTAACTACAAAACACCCGCGAACGGCAGCTTCTTCGATTACAAGACCTGGAAGATGGGCATGAAGGATCGTCTTGTGGAATGGCATGCAAATGTACCTGCCCTGGACCCAACATCCAAGCTCGCACCCCAGAACTTCTTCGACGGCGCTTTATACATGACTCTTGTCTCTCTGTTATCGCCATCTCGTCACTTTCCTCACCTTTCGGAAGACGAGCTGAGAGATCTCGCGCAGTATGCTTCCACGAGCATCGAACTTTACAGAGAGGGTTTCAAAGAAGGAAAGTTGAGGTTCTACTGGCGAACGACGCCCAATCTATTTCAATCTGGTGCAGCTTTAATCCACTGCATTAAGCGTCTTACGCTGCAAGGTGCAGCTTTTGATGTGAAAGCGCTGAAGAGTCGAGTATCTGTCTGTTCAACGGTCCTGTGGGGAATGGCAGAGCGGTATCCCCCTGGAGCTTCATACCGTGACCGTTTCGATGAGATGTTGGCTACTATTGACGAAATGGCCTCGGAGCTACCGGTAGATATGTCAGTTGACTTCCTGTTTGGACATAACGTATTGCCTTCGTTGGACTTGGATGGGGCAGCGACACTATGGACGCCAATGCCGCCTACTTTGGATCCGTGGATATTGGATCAAACATGA
- the GIT1 gene encoding Plasma membrane permease, mediates uptake of glycerophosphoinositol and glycerophosphocholine (EggNog:ENOG41) codes for MSDTQPDTKDGQHESKAANACISVEGSTQDVMLRRQRISDVFTIFCAGAALISDGYQNNLMTMSNVLFKKEYPQQYTSSVSTRVSNALLIGEILGQIAIGLTCDYLGRKTAIVLTTLCIVVGGILATAAHGTSIDGMFWMLTVARGVVGFGTGGEYPASSTSASESANERALNKRGPIFILVTNLPLSFGGPLAVSIFMVVLSAAGAENLSTVWRVCFGIGILLPLTVFYFRLRMLNSKLYRQGAIKRRVPYALVLRYYWKTLIGTCGAWFLYDFVTFPNGVFSGTILASVVPEGGNTLLHTAEWQLLLGCIALPGVFIGAWMCDRVGRKNTMMVGFAGYLVFGLIIGCSYDKITKIVPLFVVFYGLMQSSGNLGPGDMLGLLSSESYATSVRGTCYGISAALGKTGAAVGTQAFKPIQQTLGKRWTFIIAAICGIAGVLVTYFFIPNITGEDLSENDKRFHAYLVDHGWDGEIGDGESKLPANGLAATTSANNAPVEKAG; via the coding sequence ATGTCTGATACTCAACCGGACACCAAGGATGGTCAACATGAAAGCAAAGCCGCCAATGCCTGCATCAGCGTTGAAGGCTCAACGCAAGATGTCATGCTTCGTCGCCAACGAATATCGGACGTCTTTACAATTTTTTGTGCAGGAGCAGCACTAATATCAGATGGATATCAGAATAATCTGATGACTATGTCAAATGTACTGTTCAAGAAAGAATATCCTCAGCAGTATACATCGTCCGTCAGTACGCGGGTGTCCAACGCTCTCCTCATTGGCGAGATTCTCGGTCAGATCGCCATTGGTCTCACGTGCGACTATCTTGGACGAAAGACAGCCATTGTGCTCACTACACTGTGCATTGTCGTCGGCGGTATTCTAGCCACAGCAGCACACGGCACGAGCATCGATGGCATGTTTTGGATGCTGACGGTAGCTCGAGGAGTCGTTGGCTTTGGGACTGGTGGCGAGTATCCTGCGAGTAGCACATCCGCCTCTGAAAGTGCCAATGAGCGAGCATTGAACAAACGAGGACCGATTTTCATCCTTGTCACAAATCTGCCGCTGTCTTTTGGGGGCCCGCTTGCAGTCTCTATTTTCATGGTTGTTCTCTCAGCCGCTGGAGCTGAAAACCTCTCAACTGTGTGGCGTGTCTGTTTTGGAATCGGGATCTTGCTACCTCTCACTGTCTTCTACTTCCGATTACGCATGCTCAACTCGAAGCTCTACCGCCAGGGTGCAATCAAAAGAAGGGTTCCTTATGCCCTCGTCCTTCGTTACTATTGGAAAACACTCATTGGCACTTGTGGTGCTTGGTTCTTGTACGACTTTGTAACGTTTCCAAACGGGGTCTTCTCGGGCACCATCCTTGCCTCCGTCGTACCCGAGGGCGGCAACACTCTTTTACACACGGCAGAATGgcagctcctcctcggttGCATTGCTCTTCCTGGCGTATTCATTGGTGCTTGGATGTGCGACAGGGTGGGCAGGAAGAATACCATGATGGTAGGGTTCGCGGGATATCTGGTGTTTGGTTTGATCATTGGCTGTTCATACGACAAAATCACCAAGATTGTGCCCTTGTTTGTCGTTTTCTATGGTCTCATGCAGTCTTCTGGAAATCTTGGGCCTGGAGATATGCTTGGTCTGCTCTCGTCCGAAAGCTACGCAACAAGCGTCCGCGGAACATGCTACGGCATCAGCGCAGCGCTGGGTAAGACTGGCGCAGCGGTTGGTACTCAGGCTTTCAAGCCCATTCAACAGACTTTGGGAAAGCGCTGGACATTTATCATCGCTGCAATTTGTGGCATAGCGGGAGTTTTAGTGACATACTTCTTTATCCCGAATATCACTGGAGAGGACTTGAGCGAGAATGACAAGAGGTTCCATGCATATCTTGTTGATcatggatgggatggggaGATAGGGGATGGGGAATCGAAACTTCCTGCTAATGGCCTTGCAGCAACGACCTCGGCGAATAATGCTCCCGTGGAGAAGGCAGGATAA
- a CDS encoding hypothetical protein (EggNog:ENOG41) — MYRMSKREGTSNNPSHSLRDLPPLSIPKKRKRIMSEKPSRLLACPLEIQLLVLESVPRDGLAALCLVNKHLARIAQPVLHRELDVNCPRVSFKYHAAPLVLVLRTLLSRPDLARAVHHLRFDGYDFVERRLNEHPATPIFHLTDGDKLKAVDFIKALDLYQGLDWAKGFLLGRVDCLVSLLVALTPKVRSIYLGEFFSVEIFYLRMLLSPESFGNPGGSNVHKFEHLRRVTVDNHCAPYHHTRFDFNNVYQDFFRLLMLESLSISGSFPEESQTFNIVTKLEHLNRLDLKRISGEELGRILSIAPNLKELKYNYAWYPPTNMRSSPDQTLYLTTLRDSLESHRLKLEKLELLLLDDSDVLNEGPVDTVYPFQLGGHSLKLHDFSNLHTLTAPWILIAGPSAGEHPPPLRHLIPKSVVQLALTDDLFLQSYWKWEPDEICEMLIDYFYDLGDTKTALAEMVLVGPLISRLENEVEFDNASRLAYSVGVDLCVDDLSIHVCDALDEADERARRYGQPREPVRPQVFGLAHML; from the exons ATGTATCGCATGTCCAAGCGCGAGGGTACAAGCAACAATCCGAGCCATTCCTTGCGTGACCTGCCTCCTCTCTCCATAcccaagaagcgcaagcggATAATGTCTGA AAAGCCCTCGCGACTACTCGCTTGCCCCCTCGAGATTCAGCTTCTAGTCTTGGAATCTGTCCCCAGGGACGGTCTGGCCGCCTTGTGCCTCGTCAACAAGCATCTCGCCCGTATCGCCCAGCCGGTTCTTCACAGGGAGCTCGATGTCAACTGTCCTCGCGTCAGCTTCAAATACCACGCTGCCCCGCTCGTCCTTGTCTTGCGAACTCTCCTCTCACGACCTGACCTGGCTCGAGCTGTCCATCATCTGCGTTTCGATGGATACGACTTTGTCGAGAGACGCCTTAATGAACATCCGGCCACGCCAATCTTCCACCTCACAGATGGAGACAAGCTGAAGGCAGTCGATTTCATCAAGGCTTTGGATCTCTACCAAGGGCTTGACTGGGCTAAAGGTTTCTTGCTGGGCCGTGTTGACTGTCTTGTCAGTCTCCTGGTGGCTCTTACGCCGAAAGTCAGAAGCATCTATCTCGGCGAGTTCTTCTCTGTTGAGATCTTCTACCTCCGAATGCTGTTGAGTCCCGAGAGTTTCGGCAACCCAGGAGGCAGCAACGTACACAAGTTTGAGCATCTCCGCCGTGTGACCGTCGACAACCATTGCGCGCCATACCACCACACCCGTTTCGATTTCAACAACGTCTACCAAGACTTTTTTCGTCTTCTTATGCTTGAGAGTCTGTCTATCTCGGGCAGCTTTCCCGAGGAATCGCAGACCTTCAACATCGTGACGAAGTTGGAACATCTCAACCGCCTGGATCTAAAGCGAATTAGTGGAGAGGAGCTTGGGCGAATTCTTTCCATCGCACCCAATCTCAAAgagctaaaatataactacGCCTGGTATCCGCCGACAAATATGCGTTCGTCCCCCGACCAGACACTGTACTTGACCACGCTACGCGATTCCCTGGAAAGCCATCGATTGAAACTCGAAAAGCTCgagctcctccttctcgacgACAGCGACGTCCTGAACGAAGGGCCAGTGGATACGGTCTATCCATTTCAGCTTGGGGGCCACTCTCTCAAACTGCACGACTTCTCGAATCTTCACACTCTTACTGCCCCATGGATCTTAATTGCTGGTCCGTCGGCCGGGGAACACCCTCCACCACTGCGCCACCTCATCCCGAAGTCCGTGGTGCAGCTGGCCTTGACAGACGATCTGTTTCTACAGTCGTACTGGAAATGGGAGCCCGATGAGATTTGTGAGATGCTAATCGATTACTTTTACGACTTGGGGGATACAAAGACTGCCCTGGCCGAGATGGTCCTTGTGGGACCGCTAATTTCGAGATTGGAGAATGAGGTCGAGTTCGATAATGCGAGTCGGCTTGCTTATTCTGTGGGTGTCGATCTTTGTGTAGATGATCTGAGCATTCATGTATGTGACGCATTGGATGAAGCGGATGAGCGTGCACGTCGCTATGGGCAGCCCCGAGAACCAGTACGACCACAGGTGTTTGGTTTGGCACATATGTTGTGA
- a CDS encoding hypothetical protein (EggNog:ENOG41) gives MALDRSPKMESIKNDKERYEIDDAPQSIAAQPVWTDDEEKAVVRKLDMILMPLLVLGFYALQLDRSNISNALTDTLTTDLNITQDDVNLGDQLMMAGIIVAEIPSNIVLQKLGAPIWLTGQVLVWGTIALTQAWVTNVHSFFATRFLLGFCEAGFIPGGQYMLALFYREKELALRTSIFYFGNYFATATGSLIAAGVLQMGGIAGLAGWQWLFIIEGIFTLLVFFVFILLLPRSPMHTKPIHGCFDLFTSREREIMHDRIYQEDISKTEAHARITIRGIIAALANYRIWIHTILNLVSLAPKGGLQLYGPTIIRSLGFSKINSNLLNSVSSFLVVFLSFAIAWASDKTKQRGLWCMVAFLWSITFGSALFGSTDKGKWTKYALFTLLSSGNALSQGLNDAWLSINAQSAETRSIGLAMVVIGSNAGGLAGKQLFRESDAPKYTKGFLAIILLYAASLPITAAIMGVYWRQNKKLERGLVEDEGDADERTGRSQRFQL, from the exons ATGGCTCTAGATCGCTCTCCCAAAATGGAATCTATTAAGAATGATAAAGAACGCTACGAAATTGATGATGCCCCGCAGTCAATTGCTGCGCAGCCTGTTTGgacagacgatgaagagaaggcaGTCGTCAGAAA ACTCGACATGATCCTCATGcctctcctcgtcctcggctTCTACGCCCTCCAGCTCGACCgcagcaacatcagcaacGCCCTAACCGACACGCTAACAACCGATCTAAACATCACCCAAGACGACGTCAACCTCGGCGACCAGCTCATGATGGCCGGCATTATCGTCGCCGAGATCCCCTCCAACATCGTCCTCCAGAAGCTCGGCGCGCCGATCTGGCTCACGGGCCAGGTACTCGTCTGGGGCACAATTGCCCTGACGCAAGCTTGGGTTACGAATGTGCACTCGTTCTTTGCGACGCGTTTTCTGCTGGGCTTCTGCGAGGCTGGGTTCATACCGGGTGGGCAGTATATGCTTGCGCTGTTTTATCGGGAGAAGGAGTTGGCGCTGAGAACGTCGATTTTCTATTTCGGGAATTATTTTGCTACTGCTACGGGGTCATTGATCGCTGCGGGTGTTTTGCAGATGGGCGGTATAGCTGGTCTGGCTGGTTGGCAGTGGCTCTTTATCA TCGAGGGCATTTTTACCCTGTtagtcttcttcgtcttcatccttcttcttcctcgatctCCAATGCATACCAAACCCATTCATGGCTGTTTCGACCTCTTCACCTCTCGTGAGCGCGAAATCATGCACGACAGGATCTATCAAGAAGACATCTCCAAGACTGAAGCCCACGCAAGGATTACCATCCGAGGCATCATCGCCGCCCTCGCCAATTATCGTATCTGGATCCACACTATTCTAAACCTCGTATCGCTCGCTCCCAAGGGCGGTCTTCAACTCTACGGCCCAACCATCATTCGAAGCCTGGGTTTTAGCAAGATCAACTCCAACCTTTTAAACTCGGTCAGCAGCTTCCTCGTCGTGTTCCTCAGCTTCGCCATCGCCTGGGCCTCCGACAAGACGAAGCAGCGAGGCCTGTGGTGCATGGTCGCGTTTCTTTGGAGTATCACATTCGGCAGTGCTTTGTTTGGATCGACTGACAAGGGCAAGTGGACCAAATATGCACTCTTTACCCTCTTAAGTAGTGGCAATGCACTGTCTCAGGGGCTGAATGATGCCTGGTTGAGTATCAATGCTCAATCTGCTGAGACGCGCAGTATTGGATTGGCTATGGTCGTCATTGGGAGCAATGCTGGTGGATTAGCTGGAAAGCAGCTGTTTCGCGAGAGCGATGCGCCAAAGTATACAAAGGGGTTTCtggctattattttattGTATGCTGCTTCTTTGCCTATCACTGCTGCTATCATGGGGGTTTATTGGAGGCAGAATAAGAAATTGGAGAGGGggcttgttgaggatgagggtgatgctgatgagcgGACAGGAAGAAGCCAGCGCTTTCAGCTGTAG
- a CDS encoding hypothetical protein (EggNog:ENOG41): MARHAQGSQALYKRFMMFLIAQALHIACEKSPSSEMIHSMMAKISRRLCKFGDVDDGAWLHVIKDIVSSASGKLKERWANIQQRNGQSLDLETLAEFIFEEHTDFLLPELDKFLASIPRRQQLSNTKEFKAKPIALALDPLTIPTVNGSVNSDNKSFELAAVETWMENYLGNWLEYHLSGEQSCHGLKTLLEHYHIIPERMLKMLLTVGEIWVAIHKMAVHHNPLLLKYRNEIPREVFSDLLLHSKTDMERLHRLEEYLEDAQCPKLQEKKEQIERSAQRDRDKKLKQFCELKAKYDAIMKKYDDMQCEKVLQVQYDVEYYVHTKNKCRRCALPAKAKKLKISPHEWPLPAAELEAETSVFEMDVPVTFALWLDATVYFLDNILRFESFCAGDYPRASFPLTTYKPLSPWFESQRHRVQLLSEIKPHSQTHRNQKSIETCTEADKYLPGYLQTDDRNVKALHYQTSKQSSCLAKIHGSKMGL, translated from the exons ATGGCGCGTCATGCACAAGGATCACAGGCGCTTTACAAGCGCttcatgatgttcttgataGCTCAAGCTCTGCACATTGCCTGTGAAAAGTCGCCGTCCAGTGAGATGATTCATTCGatgatggccaagatctCAAGGCGGCTCTGCAAGTTtggggatgttgacgatggagcATGGCTTCATGTTATCAAGGATATCGTCTCATCAGCCTCTGGAAAGCTGAAGGAGAGATGGGCCAATATTCAGCAACGAAATGGACAGTCACTTGACCTTGAAACCTTGGCTGAGTTCATATTCGAAGAGCATACCGACTTCTTATTGCCCGAACTCGATAAGTTTCTCGCGTCTATACCCCGGCGTCAACAGTTGTCAAATACTAAAGAATTCAAGGCCAAGCCTATTGCCTTGGCCCTAGATCCTCTTACTATCCCCACAGTCAATGGCTCTGTCAACAGTGACAACAAGTCTTTTGAGCTCGCGGCTGTGGAGACTTGGATGGAGAATTACCTCGGCAACTGGCTTGAGTATCACTTAAGCGGTGAGCAATCATGCCACGGTCTGAAGACACTGCTTGAGCACTATCATAT AATTCCGGAGCGCATGCTAAAGATGCTTCTTACTGTCGGTGAGATCTGGGTGGCTATTCATAAAATGGCTGTCCACCACAACCCTCTGTTGTTGAAGTACAGAAATGAGATCCCTCGGGAGGTCTTTAGCGATCTACTTCTCCATTCAAAGACCGACATGGAGCGTTTACATCGGTTGGAAGAATACCTCGAAGATGC ACAATGCCCAAAGctccaagagaagaaagaacagATCGAGCGCAGTGCACAGCGCGATCGCGATAAGAAACTCAAGCAGTTTTGCGAACTCAAAGCAAAGTACGACGCTATCATGAAGAAGTATGACGACATGCAATGCGAAAAGGTCCTTCAAGTCCAATACGACGTGGAGTATTACGTCCATACCAAGAATAAGTGCAGACGCTGTGCTCTCCCCGCCaaagcaaagaagctcaagatcagcCCTCACGAGTGGCCTCTCCCAGCAGCTGAACTTGAGGCTGAAACGTCTGTTTTTGAGATGGATGTACCCGTCACTTTTGCCTTGTGGCTAGATGCTACGGTTTACTTCTTGGATAACATCTTGAGATTTGAATCGTTTTGCGCTGGAGACTATCCACGGGCGTCCTTTCCGTTGACGACGTATAAGCCTCTCAGCCCCTGGTTCGAATCGCAACGGCATAGAGTCCAACTGCTCTCTGAGATTAAACCGCACTCTCAGACACATCGCAATCAGAAATCTATCGAAACATGTACTGAGGCTGAT AAATACCTTCCTGGCTACCTTCAAACCGACGACCGAAATGTCAAAGCGCTGCACTATCAAACTTCCAAGCAGAGCTCATGCCTTGCAAAGATTCATGGCTCGAAAATGGGTTTGTGA